The following coding sequences are from one Hydra vulgaris chromosome 04, alternate assembly HydraT2T_AEP window:
- the LOC136079793 gene encoding uncharacterized protein LOC136079793: MAFIIVEFLDYPEDLKETRELGIIPKGWLCSEEEDCCCYPPFFRNQNKINKIVKDEVEPEQTWHEHRIRVLGKAATYERALEKEKVASYESDLNLTENDKKSIANESRLRKRKVDYSGLVESEHESDDGINFKIGASVQEKTKKRKLLRTEPITTTPDVPEFPNLREEQINIFTKTMVSPVRLSQRQISDSNLKGFSQVPVIDMPPHCSMFSMNPSHVPLSDCNLNGTMDKTLVALLIEMKTSIKELQRQSEINTQLLQTLLDNKYKYDDSMLKEYNLPIDNIKDLDVFDSLIMQDKAIFNKLVIALASKGGQSIREIVKRAINALITNDLQRKFNWTGTVGQAGDKENISTKRAFRKLNCCLALQRGISKNPPTKSITESEFQVEVVRFLRGAAYRNGGRKMRAVNKN; encoded by the exons ATGGCTTTTATTATAGTTGAATTTCTTGATTATCCAGAAGACCTTAAAGAAACCCGTGAATTGGGTATAATTCCAAAAGGTTGGCTGTGTTCTGAAGAAGAAGATTGTTGTTGCTATCCACCCTTTTTcagaaaccaaaataaaataaacaaaatagttaagGATGAAGTAGAACCAGAACAAACTTGGCATGAGCACAGAATTAGAGTGCTTGGAAAAGCAG CAACTTATGAGAGGGCTTTAGAAAAAGAGAAGGTTGCAAGTTATGAGTCTGATCTTAATCTCACAGAGAATGACAAAAAAAGCATTGCAAATGAAAGTCGCCTAAGAAAGCG AAAAGTAGACTATAGCGGATTAGTAGAAAGTGAACATGAATCTGATGATGGTATCAACTTCAAGATTGGAGCATCTGTCCaagaaaaaacgaaaaaaaggAAACTATTGAGAACAGAACCAATCACAACAACTCCTGATGTCCCTGAGTTTCCTAATTTGAGAG aagagcaaataaatatatttaccaaaacTATGGTGTCTCCAGTGCGCTTGTCTCAAAGGCAGATAAGTGACAGCAACTTAAAAG GATTTTCCCAAGTTCCAGTAATTGATATGCCACCGCATTGCTCAATGTTTTCAATGAACCCGTCTCATGTTCCTTTAAGTGATTGCAATTTAAATG GAACTATGGATAAAACATTGGTTgctttattaattgaaatgaaaaCATCAATTAAAGAATTACAGCGTCAATCGGAAATCAACACCCAGTTACTTCAAACACTGCTTGATAATAAGTACAAGTATGATGACAGCATGCTTAAAGAATACAATCTTCCGATTgataatattaaagatttagATGTATTTGACAGTCTGATAATGCAAGACAAGGCGATTTTCAACAAGCTG GTGATTGCTCTTGCCAGCAAGGGTGGTCAATCAATCAGAGAAATTGTAAAAAGGGCCATTAACGCCTTAATAACCAACGACCTGCAACGAAAATTTAACTGGACTGGAACAGTTGGGCAGGCTGGAGATAAGGAAAACATTTCAACTAAAAGAGCTTTTCGCAAACTTAATTGTTGTTTAGCGCTGCAGA gGGGAATTAGTAAAAATCCACCAACAAAATCAATAACCGAAAGCGAATTTCAGGTTGAAGTCGTTCGTTTTTTACGAGGAGCTGCATACAGAAATGGGGGAAGAAAAATGAGGGCAGTCAATAAGAATTAA